In one window of Skermanella rosea DNA:
- a CDS encoding calcium-binding protein — translation MALIQGTSNSETLYGTTGADSLYGQGGNDSLYGRSGDDQIRGGAGDDKLLGESGTDTLYGEDGNDTLHGGTGVSYLQGGAGNDRLIYDPSAADIATIRTSLAASRLNGDAGTDTLAVINRTTYTAGTAAEPAEAPAQTYIYIDAKGSGRILFTKPDSQWDASSIAVGNFTGIEKIVASGAGGLSFAGGFHESTGIDITGTAAADTFRSAYGSDTMRGGAGDDVFHIGGGGDDRVYSDADDADSFHLNFFDPGSHAVMGFNGAGVEGGDRLYIHGDAALGTSVSVSEQAGKTTMTLTNHDWGTVSTCVIDKVGLVEGVDYFYV, via the coding sequence ATGGCGCTCATCCAGGGTACAAGCAACTCCGAAACACTGTATGGAACCACCGGCGCCGACAGCTTGTACGGCCAGGGCGGAAACGACAGCCTTTACGGCCGTTCCGGCGATGATCAGATCCGGGGCGGGGCCGGGGACGACAAGCTGCTCGGAGAATCGGGGACCGATACCCTGTACGGGGAGGACGGCAACGACACCCTCCATGGCGGCACCGGCGTCTCGTATCTCCAGGGCGGCGCCGGCAACGACCGGCTCATCTACGACCCGAGTGCCGCCGACATCGCGACGATCCGGACCTCCCTGGCGGCCAGCCGGCTCAACGGCGATGCCGGCACCGACACCCTGGCCGTGATCAACCGGACGACCTACACCGCGGGAACGGCGGCCGAACCGGCCGAGGCTCCGGCCCAGACCTATATCTATATCGACGCCAAGGGCTCCGGCCGTATCCTGTTCACCAAGCCCGACTCGCAGTGGGACGCTTCCAGCATCGCCGTCGGCAACTTCACGGGCATCGAGAAGATCGTGGCGAGCGGTGCCGGCGGCCTCAGCTTCGCCGGCGGCTTCCACGAGAGCACGGGCATCGACATCACCGGCACCGCGGCCGCCGACACCTTCCGGAGCGCCTACGGCTCCGACACCATGCGGGGCGGTGCCGGCGACGACGTCTTCCATATCGGCGGCGGGGGTGACGACAGGGTCTATTCCGACGCCGACGACGCCGACAGCTTCCACCTGAACTTCTTCGACCCCGGCTCCCACGCCGTCATGGGGTTCAACGGCGCCGGCGTCGAGGGCGGCGACCGCCTCTACATCCACGGGGACGCCGCCCTCGGGACATCGGTGTCGGTCAGCGAGCAGGCGGGCAAGACGACCATGACGCTGACCAACCACGACTGGGGCACGGTCAGCACCTGCGTGATCGACAAGGTCGGCCTGGTCGAAGGCGTGGACTATTTCTACGTCTGA
- a CDS encoding methyl-accepting chemotaxis protein: MASLSLLSGRSIGSRLTVLIVIMVVGAAAIAGYGLRELRLTLLGDRQDKTRNLVEIAHGIVEHYGSMAGRGEIGLDAAQDAARTALRNLRYDGKEYFWVNDMTPRMVMHPFRPDLEGQDLSASRDPAGKLLFVEFVRTVEARGAGFVDYLWPQPGATRPVPKLSYVKGYRPWGWVIGSGIYIDDVDAIFGRQAAITAAIAAVIFTLAVVLALRIVRGIVRPVRGLRQAMAELSDGHLDVVVPGTDARDELGDMARTLDVLKGVAVAAVRSGSGLDQVGSCIMMVDGAGTVFHANQAVAALFGACAGDIRRAIPGFDPDRLVGLPLDRFGVPPGAPEGGLHATLLAGGEAGLELGGRTFLLIAHPVAGRHGEPLGTVVEWRDRTAERRIEAEISGMVATAVRGDLSARIALEGKAGFFLTVSEGINRLADTVAGVSEELAEVLGHLAGGDLTRRIESNYDGVFLRLKNDFNSTADTLSDVVGRIETAASTIASAAGQVSAGSRDLAGRTEQQVSSLRRTASTMEGLTETVHANVETSVRVEEAAVAAHGSAGRGAGVAEDAVAAMRRIEESSARIGDIVSMIDEIAFQTNLLALNAAVEAARAGDAGRGFAVVASEVRILAQRSAAASKEIKQLIQASGSEVHEGVVLVRAAGTALTDITASVGRVADLIGRISRATSEQASGLDALSGAITAMDSMAQQNAALVEQSSAAAEALESQARELTSLVGFFDLDGGTGAQGRQALRRTASR, translated from the coding sequence ATGGCCTCGCTCTCCTTGCTTTCCGGCAGGTCGATCGGTTCAAGACTGACCGTCCTGATTGTCATCATGGTGGTCGGCGCCGCCGCCATCGCCGGCTACGGCCTGCGGGAACTTCGCCTGACGCTGCTCGGCGACCGCCAGGACAAGACCCGGAACCTCGTCGAGATCGCCCACGGCATCGTCGAGCACTACGGCAGCATGGCCGGGCGGGGCGAGATCGGCCTGGACGCCGCCCAGGACGCGGCCCGGACGGCGCTGCGCAATCTCCGCTACGACGGGAAGGAGTATTTCTGGGTCAACGACATGACGCCCAGGATGGTCATGCACCCGTTCCGCCCCGACCTGGAAGGCCAGGACCTGTCCGCCAGCAGGGACCCCGCGGGCAAGCTCCTGTTCGTGGAGTTCGTCCGGACGGTGGAGGCCCGGGGCGCCGGCTTCGTCGACTACCTGTGGCCGCAGCCGGGCGCCACCCGCCCGGTGCCCAAGCTGTCCTACGTCAAGGGTTACCGGCCGTGGGGCTGGGTGATCGGCTCCGGCATCTACATCGACGACGTCGACGCCATCTTCGGCCGGCAGGCGGCGATCACCGCGGCCATCGCGGCGGTGATCTTCACGCTGGCGGTGGTGCTGGCGCTGCGCATCGTGCGCGGCATCGTGCGGCCGGTCCGCGGCCTCCGGCAGGCCATGGCCGAGCTGTCGGACGGCCACCTGGACGTCGTCGTGCCCGGCACGGATGCCCGCGACGAGCTGGGCGACATGGCCCGCACCCTGGACGTCCTGAAGGGGGTCGCGGTCGCCGCGGTGCGCTCCGGCAGCGGGCTCGACCAGGTCGGCTCCTGCATCATGATGGTCGACGGCGCCGGCACGGTGTTCCATGCGAACCAGGCCGTCGCGGCGCTGTTCGGCGCCTGCGCCGGGGACATCCGCCGGGCGATCCCCGGGTTCGACCCGGACCGGCTGGTCGGCCTGCCGCTCGACCGTTTCGGCGTCCCGCCCGGCGCGCCCGAGGGCGGCCTGCACGCGACCCTGCTGGCCGGCGGCGAGGCCGGGCTGGAGCTGGGCGGCCGCACCTTCCTGCTGATCGCCCACCCGGTCGCGGGGCGCCACGGCGAGCCGCTGGGAACCGTGGTCGAGTGGCGCGACCGGACCGCGGAGCGCCGGATCGAGGCGGAGATCAGCGGCATGGTGGCGACCGCGGTGCGCGGCGACCTGTCGGCCCGGATCGCGCTGGAGGGCAAGGCCGGGTTCTTCCTGACCGTCAGCGAGGGGATCAACCGGCTGGCCGACACCGTCGCCGGCGTGTCGGAGGAACTGGCCGAGGTGCTCGGCCATCTCGCCGGGGGCGACCTGACCCGGCGCATCGAGTCGAATTACGACGGCGTGTTCCTGCGCCTCAAGAACGACTTCAACAGCACGGCCGACACGCTGTCCGACGTGGTCGGCCGGATCGAGACGGCGGCCTCGACCATCGCGTCCGCCGCGGGCCAGGTCTCGGCCGGCAGTCGCGACCTGGCGGGGCGGACCGAACAGCAGGTTTCCAGCCTGCGCCGGACCGCCTCGACCATGGAAGGGCTGACCGAGACCGTGCACGCCAACGTCGAGACCTCCGTCCGGGTGGAGGAGGCGGCGGTCGCCGCCCACGGCTCCGCCGGCCGGGGCGCCGGCGTGGCGGAGGACGCCGTCGCGGCGATGCGGCGGATCGAGGAGTCGTCGGCACGGATCGGCGACATCGTCAGCATGATCGACGAGATCGCCTTCCAGACCAACCTGCTGGCGCTGAACGCCGCGGTCGAAGCGGCGCGGGCGGGCGACGCCGGCCGGGGCTTCGCCGTGGTCGCGAGCGAGGTCCGCATCCTGGCCCAGCGCTCCGCCGCCGCGTCGAAGGAGATCAAGCAGCTGATCCAGGCCAGCGGCAGCGAGGTCCATGAGGGCGTCGTGCTGGTCCGCGCGGCGGGCACGGCGCTGACCGACATCACCGCGTCGGTCGGCCGCGTCGCCGACCTGATCGGCCGGATCTCCCGCGCCACGTCCGAGCAGGCGAGCGGCCTGGACGCGCTCAGCGGCGCCATCACCGCGATGGACTCCATGGCCCAGCAGAACGCGGCCCTGGTCGAACAGAGCTCCGCCGCCGCCGAGGCGCTGGAGTCGCAGGCCCGCGAACTGACCAGCCTGGTCGGCTTCTTCGACCTGGACGGCGGAACCGGGGCGCAGGGCCGGCAGGCGCTCCGGCGAACCGCCTCGCGCTGA